CGATCCCCCTCCACGCCGACCAGCGACACGCCCGGCGCCAACGACGCAGGGCGGTGGTCGCCCTCGCTCACGTGGCCGTCGGCGTCGGCGGGAACGAGCACGTCGGCTGTCGTGTTGGGCGGCACGGTCACGTCGAGCCGCAGCACGCCTGGGCCGCGGTGCCACGACGACTCGGCGGGGCCGTGGGGCGTCTCGAGCGTGGCGCGGGCGCGGGTGAGGTCGCCGACGGGGTGGGGCTCGACCTCGATCGCCCTGAAGCCGGGCGCTGCGGGCCGCAGGCCGGCGAGGTGGGAGAAGAACCACTCGTCGATCGAGCCGAACATGTGATGGTTGCGCGAGCGGTTGCCGTCGCGCTCCCACACCTCGAACAGCGCGGTCGCGCCGCCGTGCTCGATCCAGTGGCCCCAGCTCGGGTAGTCGGTCGCGGTCGCGATCTTGAACGCGGCGTCGCCCGCGCCGGCGTCGGTCAGCAGCGGGCAAAGGTAGCGCGTGCCGTGGATGCCGGTTTGCAGGCGGTCGACGTGGGCGATCAGGCCCGCGTTCACGTCGCCAGCCCGGCCGGCGGGCACGAGGCCGAAGGCGAGCGGGAGCAGGTTGGCGGTCTGGTAGTACGCGTCGTCGCCGGGCACGCGGTAGAGGCCGCGGGCGGCGTCGAAGAAGCGGGCGTTGAAGTCGGTGGCGACCCGCGCGGCCTCGGCGGCGTAGTGGGCGGCGTCACCGTCGCGGCCGAACCGGCGGGCGACGTCGGCCATCAGCCACACGACGCGGCAGGCGTAGGCGGTGCCGCACAAGCCGGGGATCGGCTTCACGCCATCCGGCGCGAGCCAGTCGCCCCAGAAGCTGGCGTTGACGCCCTCGACGAACCGCCCAAGCTCGTAGTCGGTGTGTCGCTTGAGCGCATCGTAGTGCTCGATCAGCGGGCGGTCGTCGCCGGTGAACAGGGCCGCCTCCCAGGGCATCTGCAGCAGCGCGCCCTCCCAGTCGGCCCCCCACCGCGTGAGCGGGTCGCCCGCCTGCCCGCCCTCGCCCTTGGGCGCCTGCGGACCGAGGTGGCCGTCGGCGCGGACCTGTTCGGCCATGTCGCGGAACCACTTGTCGTAAAACGCGGCGACGTCGAAGTTGTAGAGCGTCGTGACGCCCGTCAGCAGCGCGTCGCCGAGCCACGGGGCCTTCTCGTAGACGGGCGTGTCGGTCAGGAAGCCGTGGGCGTTGCTCAGGATCGACTTGCGGGTCAGGTCGTGGATCGTGTTCAGCAGCGGGTTGGAGCAGTCGAACGTGCCGACGCTCCGCAGGTCGTTGTGGACGACACGGGCCTCGACGCTGTCGAGCGTCGGGGTGCCGGGGAAGCCGCGGACCTCGACGAACTGGAAGCCGTGGTAGGTGAAGCGGGGTTCCCACTCCTCCGCGCCGCCGCCCTTGAGGACGTAGGCGTTGGTTTGGAACGACTTGGCCTCGCCGTCGAGGCCGACGGTGTCGCCCGCGAACCAGCGGGTGTCGATGCGGCCGGTGCCGTCGGGGGCGAGTCGCTCGCTGTGCTGCAACTTCACCACGGTGCCGGCGGGACCGGCGACGCGCAGGCGCGTCCAGCCGGCGACGTTGCGGGGGAAGTGGAAGACGTGGACGCCGGGCGCGGGCGAGGTGACGCGCTCGGCGCGGATCGTCTCGACGACGCGCATCGGCGGCATGACCTGCGGCCGCAGCCGCCCACCGGGAGCGTCGACCTCGTCGGCGGCCGACCACGCCGCGTCGTCGAAGCCCGGCGACGCCCAGCCGGGCGTCTCGCGGCGGGCGTCGTAGGTGTCGCCGTAGAAGTGGCAGTCGTCGACGGTCGGGCTCGGGGCGAGCCGCCATTGCCCGTCGGAGACGACCGTCGTGATCGAGCCGTCATCGTGATCGAGCCGCAGGCGGACCAGGGCCTTGGGGAAGCCGTGGGCGGGGCTGCCGTGCCAGCCGTGGAGGAACCAGCCGATGCCGCGCTTGGGGGCGACGCGCGGGCACGCCCCCCAAGCGTGGCCAAGCACGACGCCGACGACGTTGTCGCCCTCGGCCACCGCGTCGGTCACGTCGTAGACGGAGTAGAGGACTGTCTTGTGGTAGAGCGTCGTCGCCGGCTCGAGCACGCGGTCGCCGACCTTCCGGCCGTTCAGATACAGCTCGCCGCACCCGACGGCCGCGACGTAGGCCCGCGCCCGGGCGACGGGACGAGGGACGGTGAACGCCCGCCGCAGTTGCACTGAACCGAACGCCGCGCGGCCGACCCACGCCGCACCGCCCCAGTCGACCGGGTTGGTCAGGCCCATCTCGAAGTGCGCCGGCGCGGCCCAGCCCGACGGCAGGTCGTCACCGTCCCAGACGCGAACCGTCCAAGCGTACCGCTTCGCCGCCGCGAGCGGCGGGCCACCGTAGGCCACGCCGTCGGACGTGCCAGACGCCACCTTGCCCGAGTCCCAGACGTCGGCCTCGCCTCGCGCGAGCGCCGCGGCGTCGGACGCGACGCGGACTTGGTACGCCGTCTGCACGGCCCCGCGTCCGTCGGCCCGCAGCCACCAACTCAGCCGCGGCCGGCCGTCGGGCGGGTCGATCCCGATCGGGTCGACGAGGTGTTCGGTTTTCAGTGAGAACGCCTCCACAATCCTCCCAGGCCGAAGCAGGATGCGTCGTCATCACGGAAGGGAGTTCCGACGGCGACGCGGGCGACTGGCGTGATGGGTTTCATGACACTTCCGTCCGAGCGTTCGCGTTCGCGCTCCCGTAATCCACGCTCGCCAACAATCTTCCGTCGCGAACGAACCCTTCGGGCGCGTACACGATCGTCTCGATCAACCGGCCGCGCCACATCGTTAGTTCACCCGCCCGCGACGGATCTGCCGCGGAGAAGAATAAAGGGGTCGGGAGTCTTTAATGAGAACAAAGACTCCCGACCCCTTATCTTTCGCCGACCCCTTATCTTTCGACCCCTTATCTTTCTCCCACAGGCATTATCTAGAATGGCTTCGCCCATCAGCGGTTTAGAAGAGGCGCTGTCCCAAATCACCACAAGCGATTCTGGTACCCCATTGTAGTCGATGCCGGCGGAGCAGAAAAGGGAGCAGAAAAGGGGGACATCACTGATTAAACTGTGGCGGGTGGCATGGCCTTCGGATGTGGGTGCCATGGCCACGCGGGGGGCCGGTGCCGGAGCGTCGGATGGGTGTCCCGCGTGGCCATGTCGTCGGGCCTTATCGCAGACATGGCCACGCTCGAACCGCCCCGGTGGGTGGACGCGATTCGTCGGCGTGGCCATGGCACCCGCGCGGGTGGCATGGCCTTCGGGTGTGGGTGTCATGGCCACGCGGGGGGCCGGGGCGGGAGCATCTGATGGGCGCTCCGCGTGGCCATGTCGTCGGGCCTTATCGCAGACATGGCCACGCTCGAACCGCCCCGGGGGGATGGACGCGATTCGTCGGCGTGGCCATGGCACCCGCGCCACATCGTCGTTGGCCCGCTCGGTGCCAGGGGTCGCGGGACGCCGGGACCTGTGATTGCGGTAGTGCCGAAAGCACAGGTCTGCGAACACGCCGACCCGTGGCACCCGGCATCCAGAAAATCAAAGATGGATGCGAGCAAACAAAGGTCGACGCGGCGGATCAGGGCGGGACGAACCGGATATAGGACGAGCGGTCCGGAGAAGCGCTCCACGTGCCGAATAGGAACCGGGCGCGCCGAACGAGATTCGGACCTGCGGGATAAACGCAGGACGCGGCGGATGAGATCCGGCCGCGTCGTGTAATAGCCGGGCGCGCCGGATGATATTTGGACATGCCGGAAGATATTTGCGGCCGCCGGAAGATATTTGGCCGCGCCGGAAGATATTTGCGCCCGCCGGAAGATATTTGGTCGCGCCGGAAGATATCTGCGCCCGCCGGAAGATATTTGGACGCGCCGGAAGATATCTGCGCCCGCCGGATGATATTTGGCCGCGCCGGAAGATATCTGCGGCCGTCGGAAGATATTTGGTCGCGCCGGATGATATTTGCGCCCGCCGGATGATATTTGGTCGCGCCGGACGATATCTCCGCTCGCCGGAAGATCTTTGGACGCGCCGGAAGATACTCGGACGCGGCGGATAATAACGGGCCGCGCCGGATGAAATACGGAGGTGGCGGATAATAACGGGGCGGGCCGGGTGATCGTTGGGCGCGGCGGGTGAGATTGGAGGGGGCGGGATGATTTTCGCAGCGGTCGGGATCAAGTCGGCGCGGTGGCGGGTCGATAGGACGCGTGGAGCCGGGCGTTTGAGCGGCACGGGGAACGTGGGCGAGCGGCCGCGATAATCGCGGCGAAAAGGCTTTTTATGCAGATGATCTTCAGGTTCCCGCGGCGCGATGGTGATCTGTTGCCGTTTCTACTGCACTTTCATCAGCAGGTCGCGGCGGAGCGCGAGGCGCTAGGGGTATCTGAGGCAGAGGTGGCTGAGTTGGCGGCCCGTGTCGCGCGGTTCGAGGCGGCCCTGCTGAAGTGCGAGCCGGCGGTCCGCAGCAAGGCCGCGGTCATCAACAAGGAAGAGGCCGGCGCGGCGGCCAGGACGTTCGCACATTCTGTGGCGATATCGATCGCCATGCGGAACTATGTTTCAGCACCGCAAAAGCAGGCGCTGAACATCCGGCCGCGCAAGCCGCACACGCGCAGCCACCGCCCCACCGAGCGTCCCGTTGTGACCATCGCGGCTTGCGCGGAGCGCTCGATCGAGCTGCGCCTTGGCGCCGGCCCTTCGACCGTGGCTGGCGCTGCATCGGTGCTCGTCTTCACGTTCGTGGGCAAAAACTATCCCGCCGACGCGTCGCTCTGGCAGTTTTGCAAAGGGCTGCGCCGCCCGCGATGCCGCATCGACTTTCCCGACAATCTGCCGCCCGGCGTGCAGGTGTGGGTGTGCGCGGCCTACTGCTCACGCCGCGGCGAGCGGGGCGAGATGAGCTTGCCGGTGACGACGAACCTGCAGATGGGCGGCGTGGGCCGCGCGACGACGTACCTCTCGGCGGCGTGACGCTGGTCGCGCGGCGATGCCCTACCCGCGACGGGCCGCGTGCGACGGGTCGTGCACGACCCGAGTCTGGTTGATGACGTGGAACATCTTGCATGTCCCCCTCTCCCGCCTGCGCCGGGGGAGGGCTGGGGAGGGGGATTCCGGCAGAAGCCGACGATCGAGTGGCAAGTGCAAACGGCCCCCACCCCCACCCTCCCCCGGCGCAGGCGGGAGAGGGGGCAGACGCGCAATCACAGACTTCGAACGCACCCATTCCCACCTGGTTGACGTAGCTCCCCTTCGATACGAAACAGCGCACTGATGAGCCGCGTTCCACCCGCCTGTTTCCGTTCCGCGATCACAATCGTCAACCGGCTGAAATAATAGCGGCGGCCCGGCGTTTGGCTGAGGTCTCGTTCATTGGGAGAGGTTTCCATGCGCTACCGTCTCATCGCCGCCGCCGCGGTTGTCGTTGTCGTTGTCTTCTCGCTTTCGTTGCTCGTGTTCGCCCAAGAGGCGGCCACGCAGCCGGCGGGTAGCGTGCCGCTGACGATCATCGGTGGTCACGAGCTGAACCCCGAGGACCGGGGCCGGCCGGTGATTTTGATCGCGGCGGCATTGGGCGTACCGGAGCAGGTCTTCCGCGACGTGTTCAAGGGCGTGCGCCCGTCCCGCGACGGGAAGCCCAGCGGCGAGGAGGCACGGGCGAACAAGAAGGTGCTGCTCGACGGGTTGGCGAAGTACGGCGTCACCAATGAGCGGCTCGACGAAGTCTCCAATTACTATCGCTATAAGCCGCAGGACGGTGGCCTGTGGCGGCACGCGCCGGCGGCGGGTTTTGCGACCGTGAAGGATGGCGTGGTGACGTCCGTCACCATCACCGATGCGGGCCGTGGGTATTCGTCGCAGCCGGCGGTGTCGGTCGAGGGCGCGACGACGCCACTGAAGGCGTCGATCGCGTTCGGAAAAGACCTGGCGACGAACGGCTCGGTGCAGGGCGTTGAGATTATCGAGATCACCGAATAGGTGGCGCCTGCGGTCCTCGGGCAAACGCGTCGGCGAGCGCAGGCGTGTAGTGTCGTAGGGTGTGCTTCAGCACACGGCCCTTCCGACGCAACGCTTAGACGTGTGCTGAAGCACACCCTACGAGACCGAGCGCGACCGACGGCACGGGCGGCGGGAGGGTCATCCACTCTTCCGATACGCGGGGCAGTCACTTGTCGTCGGCGATCTCGGTGCGGTCGGGGTCGGCCTTGAGGATCGAGCGCAGCATGAGCGGGTGGCGGTTGATGAAGTCGCGGTAGATGCGGAACGGCTCGGTCCGCTCGTACTCGACTCGCTCGGGGCCCTTCGGGCCCAGCTCGTAGATCCAGGCGCGCGGGTAGGCGAGCAGGATCGGGGAATGCGTGGCGATGATGAACTGCGAGCAGTCGTTGACGTGGTCGTCGAGGATGCGAAGCATCGCCAGCTGGCGCATCGGCGACAGGGCGGACTCGGGCTCGTCGAGCAGGTAAAGGCCCTGCCCGCGGAAGCGCTCGCGGAAGAGCGCGAAGAACGACTCGCCGTGCGACAGCTCGTGCAGCGGGCGATCGCCGTACGCCGTGGCCGCCCCACCGCCGATTTGCTCGACGTAGGACGCGACGTTGTAGAACGTTTCGGCGCGGAGGAAGAAGGTGTCCCACGGCCGCGTCCAGCCGCGCACCGTTACGAGGTGCCGGTACAGTTCCGAATGTGTGGCCCGCGTGGCGAAGTTGTAGTTCTTGTTGCCCCCCTCGGCGTTCAGCCCCAGCGCGACGGCGATCGCCTCGACGAGCGTGGATTTGCCGCTGCCGTTCTCGCCGACGAGGAACGTAACGTTCGGATGGAAGGCAAGGCGGTCGAGCGTGCGGATCGCGGACAGATTGAACGGGTACTCGTCAAACGACGGCACGGTGGCCCGGTTAAGCCGAACCTCACGAAGGAAGTGCGTAGCCGGCAGCTTGGCCATTCTGCGCGAATCATACGCGAAAACGTGACGGGCGTCGTTCGGGCGTATGGCGAGCCGGGTGCGATCGCCCCGTGTTTTCGTGGTGTCGCAACAGCACGGGCGGAGTACCGCCCGTCTCGTCGAGCAACAGCTTCATGCAGCCGACGCACCCTTGGCCGATCGTTCGATCAACGTGCGTGCCTGACCGAGGACGGCCCGCGCTTGGGCGGGTGTGACCGACGGGAACTGCCGCAGGAACTCGTCGAGCGATCGGCCGTGGTCGATGGCGTCGAACAGCGATTTCACCGGGACGCGCGTGCCGGTGAAGCATGGCGTGCCGGCTTGAATGTCGGGGTCGACGGTGAGGGGGGAAACGTCGGACATCGCGGTCAGTATACTATCAACCGATGCGTTTATAGCCGGCCATGTACGGCACCAAGACATCGGGGATGGTGATGGTGCCGTCCGCCTGCTGATAGGCTTCCATGATCGCGATCAACACCCGCGGGCAGGCAATGGCGGTGTTGTTGAGGGTGTAGGCGAACAAGGGGGCGGCCTTCTTGTCGCCACCGGCTGGGCGGTATTTCAAGTTAAGGCGGCGGGCCTGGAAGTCGCGGAGGGCGCTGCCGCTGTGGGTTTCGCCGTAGCTGTTGCGGCTGGGCATCCAGGTCTCGATGTCGTACATGCGCCACTTGCCCTGGCCCATGTCGCCGGTGCAGTTCTGGACGACGCGGTACGGCAGCTTCAGTTGCTGCAGGATGTATTCGCTGTTGGCGATGATCTCCTCGTGCAGCGCGATGTGCTCGTCGGCGTCGGCCTTGTGGACGATCACCTGCTCGACCTTGTCGAACTGGTGGACGCGGTACAGGCCGGCGGTGTCCTTGCCGGCGGCGCCGGCCTCGCGGCGGAAGCAGGTGCTGGTGGCGACCATCTTGCGCGGCAGGTCCTTCTCATCCAGAATCTCGTTGCCGAAGAAGCTGGCGAGCGGCACCTCGCTCGTGCCGACGAGGACGCTGCTGTCCTGCGTGACGTACGCCTGATCGCGGCCGGCCGGGAAGTAGCCAGTGCCGGTCATGCATTGTTCCGTCACCAGCACGGGGACGACGAACGGCTCGTAGCCGCGGCTGATGAGCACGTCCTGCGCGTATCGCAGGACGGCGGTGTAGAGCTGGGCGCCAAGGCCGCGCAACACGTAGCTGCGGCTGCCGGCGATCTTCACGCCACGATCGAAGTCGAGGATGCCGAGCGCCTGGCCAAGGGCGACGTGATCCTTACGGCCGTTGTCGAGCTTGGACGGCGGCATGGCGGGATCGGCCCACTGGCGGACGACGACGTTGTCGGCATCGTCCTTCCCTACGGGCCAGGTGGGATCGGGGATGGCGGGCAGTTGCAGCATGATGCCGGCGGCGGTGGCCTCGGCGGCGGTTTGGGCGTCGGCGGCGGCCTGCTGTTGCGTTTTGAACTCGTTGCTGCGGGCGAGCAAGGCTTCCACTTCGGCGTTGGTGCCCCCCTTCAACTCGCGCTTGAACTTGGCGATCTCGGGGCCGAGCTTGTTCTGCTCGTTCTTGAAGTGGTCGGCCTGCTGCTGGGCGGCGCGACGCGCCTCGTCGGCGGCGAGCCAGGCATCGACCAGTTCCGGCGAGCCCACCCGCTTCACACGCGTGGCGGCCTTGATGGCGTCGGGATTCTCTCGCAGCAGTTTCGGATCGAGCATGGCGGGAGTATACGGAGCGGAATGACGGATGGAAGATCGACGGAGTCGCGGGGGCGGGTTGCAAGCGCAGTGGGTGGCGAGGTTGCAGCAAGGGTACCGAGCATGCTTCGAACGTGGCATGGGCGTCTCGCCCATGCTTGTAGTAGGGACCAAAAGTCCAATTTCCTACGGCCCGCTGGGTCGAAGCCGTCTGCCAAAAATAATCGTTCCCATTCCAATCCACAGGCATGGGCGAGACGCCCATGCCACGGGTAAGGCCGTACGCCACCGGGCAGTCTGCCCCCCACCGTCAGATCTTCGCTGAGTCACAGCCCACAACATTATCGGCTGTCGCTAAAACGGGGTTTGTCTGTTGTTCGGGCTGGCGGTTTAGTACGCTCGCGGTGGCTTGTGATGAAAGGAGCCTCTATGGCACGAACCGTGTTCAAGACGATCGCCCCACGCCATTCCGCGGTGCCGCGGAAGCGGGCGGGCTCGTCGGCCTCGTTTTCCAGCATGCTGCTGAAACTGTCGGCGGCTAGCGCAAAGCTTGAGAAGTCCAGGCGCCGGTAACCGGCGTTCGATCTCTCACGGCCGCTTGCGGATTGGCTTAAAGGGCTAGTCCGCAAGCGGCTTATTCATGCGCGGGTTCGACGACGACGGCAGACCCGTAGGCCAGCACTTCCGTGACGCCGGCGGCCACTTCGTTGGCGTCGTAGCGCACGGCGATCACCGCGTTGCCCCCCTGCTCCTGGGCGTGGCGGACCATGATGTCGTAGGCCTCCTGGCGGGCCTGTTCGCACATCTTCGTCCAGACGGTGATGTTGCCACCGACGATCGTCTGTAAGCCCGCGGCGAAGGTGCCGACGAAGCTTCGGCTGCGCACGACCACGCCGCGCACGATGCCGACGTTGCGCGCGATGCGATAGCCGGGCAGTTCGAACATCGTGGTGACCTGCTCGGCGGGGATGTGGGAGCCGTGGTATTGGATGGACATTCGAACACTGTAATGAAGGTTGGGCCGTTGTGCCCGCGCTCCGCAATTCTTGCCGATGGGCATACCGGTCTGTACAGTGTCGCCTCGATTTCCTGTAGGTAATCCGCCTTTTCTGACTTTTAGAGGAGCACGCGTGTCGCCAGAATTCCGCCGTTCGACCCACCTGTTTACCAGTGAATCCGTCTCGATGGGCCATCCCGATAAGGTGGCCGACCAGATCTCCGACGGCAT
This region of Tepidisphaeraceae bacterium genomic DNA includes:
- a CDS encoding family 78 glycoside hydrolase catalytic domain, which translates into the protein MEAFSLKTEHLVDPIGIDPPDGRPRLSWWLRADGRGAVQTAYQVRVASDAAALARGEADVWDSGKVASGTSDGVAYGGPPLAAAKRYAWTVRVWDGDDLPSGWAAPAHFEMGLTNPVDWGGAAWVGRAAFGSVQLRRAFTVPRPVARARAYVAAVGCGELYLNGRKVGDRVLEPATTLYHKTVLYSVYDVTDAVAEGDNVVGVVLGHAWGACPRVAPKRGIGWFLHGWHGSPAHGFPKALVRLRLDHDDGSITTVVSDGQWRLAPSPTVDDCHFYGDTYDARRETPGWASPGFDDAAWSAADEVDAPGGRLRPQVMPPMRVVETIRAERVTSPAPGVHVFHFPRNVAGWTRLRVAGPAGTVVKLQHSERLAPDGTGRIDTRWFAGDTVGLDGEAKSFQTNAYVLKGGGAEEWEPRFTYHGFQFVEVRGFPGTPTLDSVEARVVHNDLRSVGTFDCSNPLLNTIHDLTRKSILSNAHGFLTDTPVYEKAPWLGDALLTGVTTLYNFDVAAFYDKWFRDMAEQVRADGHLGPQAPKGEGGQAGDPLTRWGADWEGALLQMPWEAALFTGDDRPLIEHYDALKRHTDYELGRFVEGVNASFWGDWLAPDGVKPIPGLCGTAYACRVVWLMADVARRFGRDGDAAHYAAEAARVATDFNARFFDAARGLYRVPGDDAYYQTANLLPLAFGLVPAGRAGDVNAGLIAHVDRLQTGIHGTRYLCPLLTDAGAGDAAFKIATATDYPSWGHWIEHGGATALFEVWERDGNRSRNHHMFGSIDEWFFSHLAGLRPAAPGFRAIEVEPHPVGDLTRARATLETPHGPAESSWHRGPGVLRLDVTVPPNTTADVLVPADADGHVSEGDHRPASLAPGVSLVGVEGDRVRYRVGSGRYGFTVDPSAGGR
- a CDS encoding AAA family ATPase translates to MAKLPATHFLREVRLNRATVPSFDEYPFNLSAIRTLDRLAFHPNVTFLVGENGSGKSTLVEAIAVALGLNAEGGNKNYNFATRATHSELYRHLVTVRGWTRPWDTFFLRAETFYNVASYVEQIGGGAATAYGDRPLHELSHGESFFALFRERFRGQGLYLLDEPESALSPMRQLAMLRILDDHVNDCSQFIIATHSPILLAYPRAWIYELGPKGPERVEYERTEPFRIYRDFINRHPLMLRSILKADPDRTEIADDK
- a CDS encoding DUF433 domain-containing protein, whose product is MSDVSPLTVDPDIQAGTPCFTGTRVPVKSLFDAIDHGRSLDEFLRQFPSVTPAQARAVLGQARTLIERSAKGASAA
- the serS gene encoding serine--tRNA ligase, translating into MLDPKLLRENPDAIKAATRVKRVGSPELVDAWLAADEARRAAQQQADHFKNEQNKLGPEIAKFKRELKGGTNAEVEALLARSNEFKTQQQAAADAQTAAEATAAGIMLQLPAIPDPTWPVGKDDADNVVVRQWADPAMPPSKLDNGRKDHVALGQALGILDFDRGVKIAGSRSYVLRGLGAQLYTAVLRYAQDVLISRGYEPFVVPVLVTEQCMTGTGYFPAGRDQAYVTQDSSVLVGTSEVPLASFFGNEILDEKDLPRKMVATSTCFRREAGAAGKDTAGLYRVHQFDKVEQVIVHKADADEHIALHEEIIANSEYILQQLKLPYRVVQNCTGDMGQGKWRMYDIETWMPSRNSYGETHSGSALRDFQARRLNLKYRPAGGDKKAAPLFAYTLNNTAIACPRVLIAIMEAYQQADGTITIPDVLVPYMAGYKRIG
- a CDS encoding YbjQ family protein; the protein is MSIQYHGSHIPAEQVTTMFELPGYRIARNVGIVRGVVVRSRSFVGTFAAGLQTIVGGNITVWTKMCEQARQEAYDIMVRHAQEQGGNAVIAVRYDANEVAAGVTEVLAYGSAVVVEPAHE